A stretch of Pogona vitticeps strain Pit_001003342236 chromosome 5, PviZW2.1, whole genome shotgun sequence DNA encodes these proteins:
- the NWD2 gene encoding NACHT and WD repeat domain-containing protein 2 isoform X1 gives MWPGGAAGKLPGPRDSALRRAAFSGNLSALPLHLAPSGRNVRVFISANPEDTVAERSALREHVYPKLREFCRENYGLEFQVIDLYWGVEPEEWDSPELQKTRMRLLEDCLKTSAGPCFVGLLGEKYGSIRVPGEVESSEFEMILDAAVEAKLETRILEEWYCRDENAVPPTYYLKPKSEMLKNSPSTMEASSNPGSESKWREVAEEIKKIFKIAVKMLYEKGKMKHSQTKRYLSSAIEDEFDFALGKQTPAFLKKCVCYIRKIANIERFVKDPEMEKYMDVLHTSGKFMRDPEALEKLIKLRDEFVPTIVASSNLRVYTSVTHCDMKYGYTQEVENHYIEGLGKQFYEDMVDIIQATVQQNFEIETDWLYDEVLQHSSLCRTYSSFYEYKCDAKNIMHKYLLPRKMGHINPLIIYGGPCTGKTFLLAEVAKKAYAWLKEEMGPESDPVVVIRFLGATEMSTDLRNLLQSICEQLAINYRCLIQNYPKKIHDLRELFINLLNESSFHRPLVMIFDTLEQLSDNDDARKLWWLPVHLPRSVRVILSTLPNKHGILQKLRCLIHDEDNYIELIPKDRKMCSQALKHQLLQVKRKVTSGQQIYVNEAFSKCTLPMFVNLTFREVRNWRSHKDVDESSLCVTVHDSIEQMFWSLEVSCGPRLLSRALGYITMSKAGLSEMELEDILALDNTVMFELNESVRQHNPLRVPYIYIARLKEGLTGYLIERQVKNVTLLVWANRHLQLIAQKMYLHNEEDVHEMHTVMAEYFLGVWSGGRRKSLYSEDQYLNGCLDSDNRSMNDEEKHIMDQTNFDRQSPDQPWVFQCNPLEPDIFFVNHRKMTELLHHLTQCGKTDDMLYGVIMNFSWLYTMIKIGQFDKALSDVELAYNFSQEKELKFLANTLRAIKYKVIKYPGTLSAELQQRLLPVVSSLPKLRQLLLECDKDGPKYCSIVPLHSSMDVTYSPERLPLSSSCTQVTEILPTFNPSTVIVALENGSISTWGVETRQLLRQITTAQSVILGMKLTSDEKYLVVATTKNTLLIYDNLNSCLLSEVEIKGSKHSGIGVGSSFINGFTLSVNHALSWLEASKDVTVIDLLYGWPLYQFHCWYEVTCIQCSPDGMYAFCGQYLNTASVFHLGSGDKLATVTSEFSGGFVKFLLILDTAQEMVMVDSEGGLSIWNTEEIANPQLIDDFDCKRGDSEFVSIELAEDQSAILICKSLSVELLDTSMWKVTEKFRAKHNERFVSAVLSKNGDCIVASIENTSAIFVWRRDTGQCMASLQEISGNIVKLIKSNHHNMLLSLSTSGVLSIWDIDIITAMSNIDKTGKPIQRLILPAKGEVIYTLDGSEVIHKWNFGTGFIEAVFKHESLVENCVLTSNGKLMVTSDDKCSQYVWQTGSGENLFRINGQKISQLLITHNDQFVVSLCEQNASRVWRLATGHRVCNILVALQNAFITTANTFVVGMTKNKVLAVSLWTGSITKKYCCDDGITIVDIKLIPDCPDIVVFITSTETVNIWSLTEEVICRRVQLPNTFLKTLEDFEISPNGKLGIISRGDENINILDLHSGKLRVVHASGIIWRQKLSPDGRYLVYICFRTGEEDDDNGAISILIVMRLADGKNIGACSLYKTPTFLALSQRHLNIIVGFDDGSIGTYTVVDRVDAALKIKIATSNSRQIFSNASQVIKPKCHHYNFKVTADCIWRESTEVFARDSPITVTDPEVSEAAPTKKHNFCYDKVCSAIDCRGHGFTADN, from the exons GGTCTTTTGGGAGAAAAATATGGAAGTATACGAGTTCCAGGAGAAGTGGAGTCATCAGAATTTGAAATGATCCTGGATGCTGCCGTTGAGGCAAAACTAGAAACAAGGATTTTGGAAGAGTGGTATTGCAGAGATGAAAACGCAGTTCCACCAACTTATTACCTCAAACCAAAATCTGAAATGCTGAAGAACAGTCCCAGTACG atGGAAGCCTCTTCAAACCCTGGCAGTGAGAGCAAGTGGCGGGAGGTAGCAGAAGAAAttaagaagatttttaaaatagcagtgaAGATGCTATATGAAAAGGGGAAAATGAAACACAGTCAAACGAAGAGATACCTTTCCTCTG CTATCGAAGATGAATTTGATTTTGCCTTAGGAAAACAAACCCCAGCTTTCCTAAAGAAGTGTGTTTGCTACATTCGGAAGATTGCAAACATAGAACGCTTTGTTAAAGATCCAGAGATGGAGAAATATATGGATGTACTTCATACGAGTGGAAAGTTTATGCGGGACCCAGAAGCACTTGAGAAACTCATCAAACTCAGGGATGAATTTGTTCCTACCATTGTTGCTTCATCGAATTTGAGAGTCTACACTTCAGTTACCCATTGTGACATGAAATATGGTTATACCCAAGAAGTGGAGAATCACTACATCGAAGGGCTTGGcaaacagttttatgaagacatGGTTGATATTATTCAAGCAACCGTGCAACAGAATTTTGAGATAGAGACAGACTGGCTCTATGATGAAGTCCTTCAACATTCCTCACTATGTAGAACCTACTCTTCATTCTATGAGTACAAATGTGATGCTAAGAATATTATGCACAAATACCTTCTGCCTAGGAAAATGGGCCACATTAACCCTCTTATCATCTATGGAGGACCATGCACTGGAAAAACTTTTTTATTAGCAGAAGTGGCAAAGAAG GCTTATGCTTGGCTGAAGGAAGAAATGGGACCAGAATCTGACCCTGTGGTAGTTATAAGATTTTTGGGGGCCACAGAGATGAGTACAGACCTTAGGAATCTGCTGCAGAGTATTTGTGAACAGTTAGCAATTAACTATAGATGTCTCATACAAAATTATCCCAAAAAAATCCACGATCTCCGGGAATTGTTTATAAACCTTTTGAATGAGTCGTCATTTCATAGACCTCTGGTTATGATATTTGATACTCTAGAGCAGCTTTCAGATAATGATGATGCCAGGAAGTTGTGGTGGCTCCCTGTCCATCTGCCCCGTTCAGTGCGAGTTATCTTGTCAACACTGCCGAACAAACATGGAATACTGCAAAAATTGAGGTGCCTTATACATGATGAGGATAACTATATTGAGTTGATTCCTAAGGACAGAAAGATGTGTAGTCAAGCTCTCAAGCATCAGCTGCTCCAAGTTAAGAGAAAAGTTACATCAGGCCAGCAAATCTATGTCAACGAAGCTTTTTCCAAATGCACACTGCCTATGTTTGTAAATTTAACCTTCAGAGAGGTCCGAAACTGGAGATCTCACAAAGATGTTGATGAATCTTCTCTCTGTGTTACTGTTCATGATAGCATAGAGCAGATGTTCTGGTCTCTAGAGGTCAGCTGTGGGCCAAGGCTTTTATCACGAGCCCTTGGTTACATCACCATGTCTAAAGCTGGTCTGAGTGAAATGGAATTGGAAGACATTTTAGCTCTTGACAACACGGTTATGTTTGAATTAAATGAGAGCGTCAGGCAACACAACCCATTAAGAGTACCTTACATCTACATTGCAAGGCTGAAAGAAGGTCTAACTGGATACCTGATAGAAAGACAAGTTAAAAATGTTACCCTATTAGTCTGGGCAAACAGGCACCTGCAACTTATTGCTCAAAAGATGTATCTCCATAATGAAGAAGATGTTCATGAAATGCATACTGTGATGGCAGAGTATTTTCTGGGTGTTTGGTCAGGAGGCAGAAGGAAGTCTCTTTACAGTGAAGATCAGTATCTGAATGGTTGCCTTGACAGTGACAACAGGAGCATGAATGATGAGGAGAAGCATATCATGGACCAAACAAATTTTGACAGGCAGTCCCCTGATCAGCCATGGGTATTTCAGTGTAACCCGTTAGAGCCTGATATTTTTTTTGTCAACCACAGGAAAATGACAGAGCTTTTGCATCATTTGACACAGTGTGGGAAGACAGATGACATGCTGTATGGGGTCATTATGAACTTCAGCTGGCTTTATACCATGATCAAAATTGGGCAGTTTGATAAAGCCCTCTCTGATGTGGAGTTGGCCTATAACTTCTCGCAAGAAAAAGAGCTGAAGTTCCTTGCAAACACTCTTCGTGCCATAAAATACAAAGTGATAAAATATCCAGGCACTCTTTCTGCTGAACTGCAACAGAGGCTCCTACCAGTTGTTAGTTCCTTGCCAAAACTGAGACAACTTCTTCTGGAATGTGACAAAGATGGTCCCAAATATTGCTCAATTGTTCCGCTGCATTCTTCTATGGATGTGACTTACAGCCCTGAGAGATTACCTTTGTCTTCCAGTTGTACTCAAGTAACAGAAATCCTGCCTACCTTTAATCCAAGTACAGTTATTGTAGCTCTAGAAAATGGCTCCATCAGTACCTGGGGTGTAGAGACTCGTCAATTACTAAGGCAAATTACCACAGCTCAGTCAGTTATCTTGGGCATGAAGCTTACAAGTGATGAGAAATACCTCGTGGTGGCCACAACAAAGAACACACTTTTGATTTATGACAACTTAAATTCCTGCCTTCTGTCTGAGGTTGAAATTAAGGGATCAAAGCATAGTGGAATTGGTGTAGGCTCCAGTTTTATAAATGGATTTACACTGTCAGTAAACCATGCACTTTCTTGGCTGGAAGCTAGCAAAGATGTTACTGTGATTGATCTACTTTATGGATGGccgctttatcagttccactgtTGGTATGAAGTGACTTGTATCCAATGTTCCCCAGATGGGATGTATGCTTTCTGTGGACAGTATTTGAATACGGCATCTGTATTTCACTTAGGTAGTGGAGACAAGCTGGCCACTGTGACTTCTGAATTTTCTGGTGGATTCGTCAAATTTCTTCTCATTCTAGATACAGCTCAAGAAATGGTGATGGTGGACAGTGAAGGTGGCCTTTCCATTTGGAACACTGAGGAAATTGCCAATCCCCAACTGATAGATGACTTTGATTGTAAGAGAGGGGATAGTGAATTTGTCAGTATTGAACTTGCTGAAGACCAAAGTGCAATTTTAATATGTAAGTCACTCAGTGTAGAGCTTCTGGACACTAGCATGTGGAAAGTAACTGAAAAGTTTAGAGCTAAACACAATGAGCGGTTTGTATCAGCTGTATTGTCCAAAAACGGAGACTGTATTGTTGCTTCTATTGAAAATACCTCTGCCATTTTTGTTTGGAGGAGAGACACAGGACAATGTATGGCAAGCTTACAAGAAATCTCAGGAAACATTGTCAAATTGATTAAATCAAATCATCATAACATGCTGCTATCCTTATCTACCAGTGGTGTCCTTTCTATCTGGGATATAGATATTATAACAGCAATGTCCAACATTGACAAAACTGGCAAGCCAATCCAAAGACTGATATTGCCTGCCAAAGGAGAAGTGATATACACACTTGATGGGTCTGAAGTTATACATAAGTGGAACTTTGGTACTGGGTTCATTGAAGCTGTATTTAAGCATGAAAGCCTTGTTGAAAACTGTGTGCTAACTTCCAATGGAAAACTGATGGTTACATCTGATGACAAATGTAGTCAGTATGTATGGCAAACTGGCTCTGGGGAAAACCTCTTCCGCATTAATGGACAGAAGATAAGCCAGCTGTTGATCACACACAATGATCAGTTTGTTGTCTCCCTGTGTGAGCAAAATGCATCAAGAGTTTGGAGATTGGCAACAGGCCATCGAGTTTGCAATATCCTTGTTGCCTTACAGAATGCGTTTATAACCACTGCGAACACTTTTGTCGTTGGAATGACAAAAAATAAAGTGTTGGCAGTAAGTCTATGGACAGGGAGTATCACCAAGAAGTACTGTTGTGATGATGGTATAACTATTGTTGATATTAAACTTATCCCGGATTGCCCTGATATAGTAGTCTTTATAACATCTACTGAGACAGTGAACATCTGGAGTCTTACTGAAGAGGTCATTTGCAGACGTGTGCAATTACCCAACACTTTCTTAAAGACTTTAGAGGATTTCGAAATATCACCCAATGGAAAACTGGGGATTATATCCCGTGGTGATGAGAATATCAACATACTTGACCTTCACAGTGGCAAACTTCGTGTTGTCCATGCTTCTGGAATTATCTGGCGACAGAAATTGTCTCCGGATGGTCGTTACcttgtatacatttgttttcgcACTGgtgaagaagatgatgataatgGCGCAATTTCCATTTTAATTGTAATGAGATTGGCAGATGGCAAAAACATTGGTGCTTGCTCTCTTTATAAAACCCCAACTTTTCTTGCTCTTTCCCAGAGGCATTTGAACATTATTGTGGGTTTTGATGATGGAAGCATAGGCACTTACACTGTAGTGGATCGAGTGGATGCAGCGCTGAAAATTAAAATTGCTACTTCAAATAGCCGACAGATTTTCAGCAATGCATCACAAGTGATTAAACCCAAGTGTCACCATTATAATTTCAAGGTGACAGCAGACTGCATATGGAGAGAGTCTACAGAAGTGTTTGCAAGAGACAGTcccatcacagtgacagacccAGAAGTAAGTGAAGCAGccccaacaaaaaaacacaacttttgcTATGACAAAGTTTGTTCTGCCATTGATTGCAGAGGGCATGGTTTCACTGCTGACAATTGA
- the NWD2 gene encoding NACHT and WD repeat domain-containing protein 2 isoform X2 has product MWPGGAAGKLPGPRDSALRRAAFSGNLSALPLHLAPSGRNVRVFISANPEDTVAERSALREHVYPKLREFCRENYGLEFQGLLGEKYGSIRVPGEVESSEFEMILDAAVEAKLETRILEEWYCRDENAVPPTYYLKPKSEMLKNSPSTMEASSNPGSESKWREVAEEIKKIFKIAVKMLYEKGKMKHSQTKRYLSSAIEDEFDFALGKQTPAFLKKCVCYIRKIANIERFVKDPEMEKYMDVLHTSGKFMRDPEALEKLIKLRDEFVPTIVASSNLRVYTSVTHCDMKYGYTQEVENHYIEGLGKQFYEDMVDIIQATVQQNFEIETDWLYDEVLQHSSLCRTYSSFYEYKCDAKNIMHKYLLPRKMGHINPLIIYGGPCTGKTFLLAEVAKKAYAWLKEEMGPESDPVVVIRFLGATEMSTDLRNLLQSICEQLAINYRCLIQNYPKKIHDLRELFINLLNESSFHRPLVMIFDTLEQLSDNDDARKLWWLPVHLPRSVRVILSTLPNKHGILQKLRCLIHDEDNYIELIPKDRKMCSQALKHQLLQVKRKVTSGQQIYVNEAFSKCTLPMFVNLTFREVRNWRSHKDVDESSLCVTVHDSIEQMFWSLEVSCGPRLLSRALGYITMSKAGLSEMELEDILALDNTVMFELNESVRQHNPLRVPYIYIARLKEGLTGYLIERQVKNVTLLVWANRHLQLIAQKMYLHNEEDVHEMHTVMAEYFLGVWSGGRRKSLYSEDQYLNGCLDSDNRSMNDEEKHIMDQTNFDRQSPDQPWVFQCNPLEPDIFFVNHRKMTELLHHLTQCGKTDDMLYGVIMNFSWLYTMIKIGQFDKALSDVELAYNFSQEKELKFLANTLRAIKYKVIKYPGTLSAELQQRLLPVVSSLPKLRQLLLECDKDGPKYCSIVPLHSSMDVTYSPERLPLSSSCTQVTEILPTFNPSTVIVALENGSISTWGVETRQLLRQITTAQSVILGMKLTSDEKYLVVATTKNTLLIYDNLNSCLLSEVEIKGSKHSGIGVGSSFINGFTLSVNHALSWLEASKDVTVIDLLYGWPLYQFHCWYEVTCIQCSPDGMYAFCGQYLNTASVFHLGSGDKLATVTSEFSGGFVKFLLILDTAQEMVMVDSEGGLSIWNTEEIANPQLIDDFDCKRGDSEFVSIELAEDQSAILICKSLSVELLDTSMWKVTEKFRAKHNERFVSAVLSKNGDCIVASIENTSAIFVWRRDTGQCMASLQEISGNIVKLIKSNHHNMLLSLSTSGVLSIWDIDIITAMSNIDKTGKPIQRLILPAKGEVIYTLDGSEVIHKWNFGTGFIEAVFKHESLVENCVLTSNGKLMVTSDDKCSQYVWQTGSGENLFRINGQKISQLLITHNDQFVVSLCEQNASRVWRLATGHRVCNILVALQNAFITTANTFVVGMTKNKVLAVSLWTGSITKKYCCDDGITIVDIKLIPDCPDIVVFITSTETVNIWSLTEEVICRRVQLPNTFLKTLEDFEISPNGKLGIISRGDENINILDLHSGKLRVVHASGIIWRQKLSPDGRYLVYICFRTGEEDDDNGAISILIVMRLADGKNIGACSLYKTPTFLALSQRHLNIIVGFDDGSIGTYTVVDRVDAALKIKIATSNSRQIFSNASQVIKPKCHHYNFKVTADCIWRESTEVFARDSPITVTDPEVSEAAPTKKHNFCYDKVCSAIDCRGHGFTADN; this is encoded by the exons GGTCTTTTGGGAGAAAAATATGGAAGTATACGAGTTCCAGGAGAAGTGGAGTCATCAGAATTTGAAATGATCCTGGATGCTGCCGTTGAGGCAAAACTAGAAACAAGGATTTTGGAAGAGTGGTATTGCAGAGATGAAAACGCAGTTCCACCAACTTATTACCTCAAACCAAAATCTGAAATGCTGAAGAACAGTCCCAGTACG atGGAAGCCTCTTCAAACCCTGGCAGTGAGAGCAAGTGGCGGGAGGTAGCAGAAGAAAttaagaagatttttaaaatagcagtgaAGATGCTATATGAAAAGGGGAAAATGAAACACAGTCAAACGAAGAGATACCTTTCCTCTG CTATCGAAGATGAATTTGATTTTGCCTTAGGAAAACAAACCCCAGCTTTCCTAAAGAAGTGTGTTTGCTACATTCGGAAGATTGCAAACATAGAACGCTTTGTTAAAGATCCAGAGATGGAGAAATATATGGATGTACTTCATACGAGTGGAAAGTTTATGCGGGACCCAGAAGCACTTGAGAAACTCATCAAACTCAGGGATGAATTTGTTCCTACCATTGTTGCTTCATCGAATTTGAGAGTCTACACTTCAGTTACCCATTGTGACATGAAATATGGTTATACCCAAGAAGTGGAGAATCACTACATCGAAGGGCTTGGcaaacagttttatgaagacatGGTTGATATTATTCAAGCAACCGTGCAACAGAATTTTGAGATAGAGACAGACTGGCTCTATGATGAAGTCCTTCAACATTCCTCACTATGTAGAACCTACTCTTCATTCTATGAGTACAAATGTGATGCTAAGAATATTATGCACAAATACCTTCTGCCTAGGAAAATGGGCCACATTAACCCTCTTATCATCTATGGAGGACCATGCACTGGAAAAACTTTTTTATTAGCAGAAGTGGCAAAGAAG GCTTATGCTTGGCTGAAGGAAGAAATGGGACCAGAATCTGACCCTGTGGTAGTTATAAGATTTTTGGGGGCCACAGAGATGAGTACAGACCTTAGGAATCTGCTGCAGAGTATTTGTGAACAGTTAGCAATTAACTATAGATGTCTCATACAAAATTATCCCAAAAAAATCCACGATCTCCGGGAATTGTTTATAAACCTTTTGAATGAGTCGTCATTTCATAGACCTCTGGTTATGATATTTGATACTCTAGAGCAGCTTTCAGATAATGATGATGCCAGGAAGTTGTGGTGGCTCCCTGTCCATCTGCCCCGTTCAGTGCGAGTTATCTTGTCAACACTGCCGAACAAACATGGAATACTGCAAAAATTGAGGTGCCTTATACATGATGAGGATAACTATATTGAGTTGATTCCTAAGGACAGAAAGATGTGTAGTCAAGCTCTCAAGCATCAGCTGCTCCAAGTTAAGAGAAAAGTTACATCAGGCCAGCAAATCTATGTCAACGAAGCTTTTTCCAAATGCACACTGCCTATGTTTGTAAATTTAACCTTCAGAGAGGTCCGAAACTGGAGATCTCACAAAGATGTTGATGAATCTTCTCTCTGTGTTACTGTTCATGATAGCATAGAGCAGATGTTCTGGTCTCTAGAGGTCAGCTGTGGGCCAAGGCTTTTATCACGAGCCCTTGGTTACATCACCATGTCTAAAGCTGGTCTGAGTGAAATGGAATTGGAAGACATTTTAGCTCTTGACAACACGGTTATGTTTGAATTAAATGAGAGCGTCAGGCAACACAACCCATTAAGAGTACCTTACATCTACATTGCAAGGCTGAAAGAAGGTCTAACTGGATACCTGATAGAAAGACAAGTTAAAAATGTTACCCTATTAGTCTGGGCAAACAGGCACCTGCAACTTATTGCTCAAAAGATGTATCTCCATAATGAAGAAGATGTTCATGAAATGCATACTGTGATGGCAGAGTATTTTCTGGGTGTTTGGTCAGGAGGCAGAAGGAAGTCTCTTTACAGTGAAGATCAGTATCTGAATGGTTGCCTTGACAGTGACAACAGGAGCATGAATGATGAGGAGAAGCATATCATGGACCAAACAAATTTTGACAGGCAGTCCCCTGATCAGCCATGGGTATTTCAGTGTAACCCGTTAGAGCCTGATATTTTTTTTGTCAACCACAGGAAAATGACAGAGCTTTTGCATCATTTGACACAGTGTGGGAAGACAGATGACATGCTGTATGGGGTCATTATGAACTTCAGCTGGCTTTATACCATGATCAAAATTGGGCAGTTTGATAAAGCCCTCTCTGATGTGGAGTTGGCCTATAACTTCTCGCAAGAAAAAGAGCTGAAGTTCCTTGCAAACACTCTTCGTGCCATAAAATACAAAGTGATAAAATATCCAGGCACTCTTTCTGCTGAACTGCAACAGAGGCTCCTACCAGTTGTTAGTTCCTTGCCAAAACTGAGACAACTTCTTCTGGAATGTGACAAAGATGGTCCCAAATATTGCTCAATTGTTCCGCTGCATTCTTCTATGGATGTGACTTACAGCCCTGAGAGATTACCTTTGTCTTCCAGTTGTACTCAAGTAACAGAAATCCTGCCTACCTTTAATCCAAGTACAGTTATTGTAGCTCTAGAAAATGGCTCCATCAGTACCTGGGGTGTAGAGACTCGTCAATTACTAAGGCAAATTACCACAGCTCAGTCAGTTATCTTGGGCATGAAGCTTACAAGTGATGAGAAATACCTCGTGGTGGCCACAACAAAGAACACACTTTTGATTTATGACAACTTAAATTCCTGCCTTCTGTCTGAGGTTGAAATTAAGGGATCAAAGCATAGTGGAATTGGTGTAGGCTCCAGTTTTATAAATGGATTTACACTGTCAGTAAACCATGCACTTTCTTGGCTGGAAGCTAGCAAAGATGTTACTGTGATTGATCTACTTTATGGATGGccgctttatcagttccactgtTGGTATGAAGTGACTTGTATCCAATGTTCCCCAGATGGGATGTATGCTTTCTGTGGACAGTATTTGAATACGGCATCTGTATTTCACTTAGGTAGTGGAGACAAGCTGGCCACTGTGACTTCTGAATTTTCTGGTGGATTCGTCAAATTTCTTCTCATTCTAGATACAGCTCAAGAAATGGTGATGGTGGACAGTGAAGGTGGCCTTTCCATTTGGAACACTGAGGAAATTGCCAATCCCCAACTGATAGATGACTTTGATTGTAAGAGAGGGGATAGTGAATTTGTCAGTATTGAACTTGCTGAAGACCAAAGTGCAATTTTAATATGTAAGTCACTCAGTGTAGAGCTTCTGGACACTAGCATGTGGAAAGTAACTGAAAAGTTTAGAGCTAAACACAATGAGCGGTTTGTATCAGCTGTATTGTCCAAAAACGGAGACTGTATTGTTGCTTCTATTGAAAATACCTCTGCCATTTTTGTTTGGAGGAGAGACACAGGACAATGTATGGCAAGCTTACAAGAAATCTCAGGAAACATTGTCAAATTGATTAAATCAAATCATCATAACATGCTGCTATCCTTATCTACCAGTGGTGTCCTTTCTATCTGGGATATAGATATTATAACAGCAATGTCCAACATTGACAAAACTGGCAAGCCAATCCAAAGACTGATATTGCCTGCCAAAGGAGAAGTGATATACACACTTGATGGGTCTGAAGTTATACATAAGTGGAACTTTGGTACTGGGTTCATTGAAGCTGTATTTAAGCATGAAAGCCTTGTTGAAAACTGTGTGCTAACTTCCAATGGAAAACTGATGGTTACATCTGATGACAAATGTAGTCAGTATGTATGGCAAACTGGCTCTGGGGAAAACCTCTTCCGCATTAATGGACAGAAGATAAGCCAGCTGTTGATCACACACAATGATCAGTTTGTTGTCTCCCTGTGTGAGCAAAATGCATCAAGAGTTTGGAGATTGGCAACAGGCCATCGAGTTTGCAATATCCTTGTTGCCTTACAGAATGCGTTTATAACCACTGCGAACACTTTTGTCGTTGGAATGACAAAAAATAAAGTGTTGGCAGTAAGTCTATGGACAGGGAGTATCACCAAGAAGTACTGTTGTGATGATGGTATAACTATTGTTGATATTAAACTTATCCCGGATTGCCCTGATATAGTAGTCTTTATAACATCTACTGAGACAGTGAACATCTGGAGTCTTACTGAAGAGGTCATTTGCAGACGTGTGCAATTACCCAACACTTTCTTAAAGACTTTAGAGGATTTCGAAATATCACCCAATGGAAAACTGGGGATTATATCCCGTGGTGATGAGAATATCAACATACTTGACCTTCACAGTGGCAAACTTCGTGTTGTCCATGCTTCTGGAATTATCTGGCGACAGAAATTGTCTCCGGATGGTCGTTACcttgtatacatttgttttcgcACTGgtgaagaagatgatgataatgGCGCAATTTCCATTTTAATTGTAATGAGATTGGCAGATGGCAAAAACATTGGTGCTTGCTCTCTTTATAAAACCCCAACTTTTCTTGCTCTTTCCCAGAGGCATTTGAACATTATTGTGGGTTTTGATGATGGAAGCATAGGCACTTACACTGTAGTGGATCGAGTGGATGCAGCGCTGAAAATTAAAATTGCTACTTCAAATAGCCGACAGATTTTCAGCAATGCATCACAAGTGATTAAACCCAAGTGTCACCATTATAATTTCAAGGTGACAGCAGACTGCATATGGAGAGAGTCTACAGAAGTGTTTGCAAGAGACAGTcccatcacagtgacagacccAGAAGTAAGTGAAGCAGccccaacaaaaaaacacaacttttgcTATGACAAAGTTTGTTCTGCCATTGATTGCAGAGGGCATGGTTTCACTGCTGACAATTGA